In Scyliorhinus canicula chromosome 18, sScyCan1.1, whole genome shotgun sequence, a single window of DNA contains:
- the cenpx gene encoding centromere protein X isoform X1, which produces MNEDGAAGRRQVQERSSPSTFLHKELVSKLLYFYFKDQKTKVSSDAVTIMCEMLKIFVIVFHSEAAARTARQASNEDSTTGDIEHFEKVLPQLLLDF; this is translated from the exons ATGAATGAGGATGGAGCAGCGGGAAGGCGCCAGGTTCAAGAAA GATCAAGcccttcaacctttcttcacaag GAATTGGTCAGTAAATTACTGTACTTCTATTTTAAGGATCAGAAAACCAAAG TCAGCAGTGATGCTGTCACCATTATGTGCGAAATGCTTAAAATATTTGTTATAG TATTCCATTCAGAGGCAGCAGCACGAACTGCCAGACAGGCATCCAATGAAGACTCTACGACAGGAGACATTGAACATTTTGAGAAGGTTTTGCCTCAGCTG
- the cenpx gene encoding centromere protein X isoform X2, whose translation MNEDGAAGRRQVQERSSPSTFLHKELVSKLLYFYFKDQKTKVSSDAVTIMCEMLKIFVIEAAARTARQASNEDSTTGDIEHFEKVLPQLLLDF comes from the exons ATGAATGAGGATGGAGCAGCGGGAAGGCGCCAGGTTCAAGAAA GATCAAGcccttcaacctttcttcacaag GAATTGGTCAGTAAATTACTGTACTTCTATTTTAAGGATCAGAAAACCAAAG TCAGCAGTGATGCTGTCACCATTATGTGCGAAATGCTTAAAATATTTGTTATAG AGGCAGCAGCACGAACTGCCAGACAGGCATCCAATGAAGACTCTACGACAGGAGACATTGAACATTTTGAGAAGGTTTTGCCTCAGCTG
- the cenpx gene encoding centromere protein X isoform X3 — MRMEQREGARFKKELVSKLLYFYFKDQKTKVSSDAVTIMCEMLKIFVIVFHSEAAARTARQASNEDSTTGDIEHFEKVLPQLLLDF, encoded by the exons ATGAGGATGGAGCAGCGGGAAGGCGCCAGGTTCAAGAAA GAATTGGTCAGTAAATTACTGTACTTCTATTTTAAGGATCAGAAAACCAAAG TCAGCAGTGATGCTGTCACCATTATGTGCGAAATGCTTAAAATATTTGTTATAG TATTCCATTCAGAGGCAGCAGCACGAACTGCCAGACAGGCATCCAATGAAGACTCTACGACAGGAGACATTGAACATTTTGAGAAGGTTTTGCCTCAGCTG
- the cenpx gene encoding centromere protein X isoform X4 — protein MRMEQREGARFKKELVSKLLYFYFKDQKTKVSSDAVTIMCEMLKIFVIEAAARTARQASNEDSTTGDIEHFEKVLPQLLLDF, from the exons ATGAGGATGGAGCAGCGGGAAGGCGCCAGGTTCAAGAAA GAATTGGTCAGTAAATTACTGTACTTCTATTTTAAGGATCAGAAAACCAAAG TCAGCAGTGATGCTGTCACCATTATGTGCGAAATGCTTAAAATATTTGTTATAG AGGCAGCAGCACGAACTGCCAGACAGGCATCCAATGAAGACTCTACGACAGGAGACATTGAACATTTTGAGAAGGTTTTGCCTCAGCTG